The following proteins are co-located in the Agromyces laixinhei genome:
- a CDS encoding DUF2975 domain-containing protein yields MSTQQGTLRGRLILKSAGALTTTVGSAGVFVVWALLSFNVAFGTDGATRVFSQAPHGRSLRWHSFRESRRDNFLMVLSNQHVPTVRFALVALFVIALLLQFWIVPSAAAQSATQYPEYADLARPYVIVIGIAIGLFELALIAAWQVLSAATADTRPRRRKLWATIFTLALISSGVLFAGVFIHAGSVARVGGPPMLFGLLAALAVVVCAVVLRRKTLELTVVDGED; encoded by the coding sequence GTGAGCACCCAGCAAGGAACCCTGCGTGGCCGCTTGATCCTCAAGTCGGCGGGAGCCCTGACGACCACGGTCGGATCGGCGGGTGTTTTCGTGGTCTGGGCATTGCTGTCATTCAATGTGGCGTTCGGTACAGATGGGGCGACGCGGGTCTTCAGCCAGGCCCCGCACGGCCGCTCACTTCGTTGGCACAGTTTTCGAGAATCAAGGCGAGATAATTTTCTGATGGTCCTCTCCAACCAGCACGTTCCCACAGTGCGCTTCGCACTGGTTGCGCTGTTCGTTATTGCCTTACTGCTACAGTTCTGGATCGTCCCGAGCGCCGCCGCCCAGTCTGCGACCCAATACCCGGAGTATGCAGACCTAGCGCGCCCCTACGTCATCGTCATCGGAATCGCAATCGGATTGTTTGAGTTAGCCCTCATTGCCGCTTGGCAGGTACTGTCTGCCGCGACCGCAGACACCCGCCCTCGGCGACGGAAATTGTGGGCGACGATCTTCACTCTTGCTCTCATTTCTTCGGGCGTGCTGTTCGCAGGCGTCTTCATCCACGCCGGATCTGTAGCGCGCGTCGGCGGCCCGCCAATGCTCTTCGGCCTGCTCGCTGCCCTCGCTGTCGTCGTCTGCGCGGTCGTGCTGCGACGTAAGACGTTGGAGCTCACCGTTGTGGATGGCGAGGACTGA